One window from the genome of Variovorax sp. PAMC26660 encodes:
- a CDS encoding FAD-dependent oxidoreductase: MKRRGFLGAAAGAAGALALAGCEAPPPPIEGGFTGIDVTRGHAMRDGALKSQAPAVVKRTRVVIAGGGVAGLAAARALRLSGTEDFALLELEDTAGGNARGGMVNGIACPLGAHYLPVPGDDAREVQDLLEELGLRRRVAGRWEYDELNLCHSPQERLFLHGEWQDGLLPVHGVGEATLAQYRKFAQRIDALQHAAHFAIPTLKVAVTPELLALDAIPFAKWLDSEGFGDVQLRWYLDYCCRDDYGAGIEHVSAWAGIHYFASRHGFHAPGDPTGSVNDSSPERDGILTWPEGNGWLTKQLATPLGDRLHTGQVVTRIADMRGGVEVDAWDAATKSLVRWQAERCIVALPVFIAARVVENPPPVLTNAAAHVRYAPWLVANVHLRGPLVDRPGAAPSWDNVIYGTRGLGYVDARHQTLDPTPRGTVLSWYRPLGPSGYDTTDGRRLLLDRPWTGWRDDLLAELSVPHPDLPSLATRIDITRYGHAMSIPRPGLLAQIGSQRSAPDAAHRGSVVAGRLSFAHADWSGYSIFEEAFTRGHVAGSRTA; encoded by the coding sequence ATGAAGCGCCGTGGCTTCCTTGGCGCAGCCGCAGGTGCGGCGGGCGCCTTGGCGCTGGCCGGCTGCGAAGCGCCACCGCCGCCCATCGAAGGCGGCTTCACCGGCATCGACGTCACGCGCGGCCATGCCATGCGCGATGGCGCGCTCAAGAGCCAGGCGCCCGCCGTCGTGAAGCGCACGCGTGTGGTCATCGCTGGCGGCGGCGTCGCCGGCCTCGCGGCCGCGCGCGCGTTGCGCCTGTCAGGCACCGAAGATTTCGCTTTGCTCGAACTCGAAGACACCGCCGGCGGCAATGCGCGCGGCGGCATGGTCAACGGCATTGCCTGCCCGCTCGGTGCGCATTACCTGCCCGTGCCCGGCGACGATGCGCGCGAGGTGCAGGACCTGCTCGAAGAACTCGGCCTGCGCCGCCGCGTGGCGGGCCGTTGGGAATACGACGAGCTGAACCTTTGCCACAGCCCGCAGGAACGGCTGTTCCTCCACGGCGAGTGGCAAGACGGCCTGCTGCCCGTTCATGGCGTGGGCGAGGCCACGCTCGCGCAGTACCGCAAGTTCGCGCAGCGCATCGACGCGCTGCAGCACGCGGCGCACTTTGCCATTCCCACGCTCAAGGTCGCGGTCACGCCCGAGTTGCTGGCGCTCGACGCCATTCCTTTCGCCAAGTGGCTCGACAGCGAAGGCTTCGGCGATGTGCAGCTGCGCTGGTATCTCGACTACTGCTGCCGCGATGACTACGGCGCGGGCATCGAGCACGTCTCTGCCTGGGCCGGCATCCATTACTTCGCGAGCCGGCACGGCTTTCACGCGCCCGGCGATCCCACGGGCAGCGTCAACGATTCGAGCCCCGAGCGCGACGGCATCCTCACCTGGCCCGAAGGCAACGGCTGGCTCACGAAGCAACTGGCCACGCCGCTCGGCGACCGTCTGCACACCGGCCAGGTCGTCACGCGCATCGCCGACATGCGCGGCGGCGTCGAGGTCGATGCGTGGGACGCCGCCACCAAATCTCTCGTGCGTTGGCAGGCCGAGCGCTGCATCGTCGCGTTGCCGGTGTTCATCGCCGCGCGCGTGGTCGAGAACCCGCCGCCCGTGCTGACGAACGCCGCCGCGCACGTGCGCTACGCGCCGTGGCTGGTTGCCAATGTGCATCTGCGCGGCCCGCTCGTCGACCGCCCTGGCGCCGCGCCGAGCTGGGACAACGTGATCTACGGCACGCGTGGCCTCGGCTATGTCGATGCGCGCCACCAGACGCTCGACCCCACGCCGCGCGGCACCGTGCTGAGCTGGTACCGCCCGCTCGGCCCGAGCGGCTACGACACCACCGACGGCCGCCGCCTGCTGCTCGACCGCCCGTGGACCGGCTGGCGCGACGACCTGCTGGCCGAACTCTCGGTGCCGCATCCCGACCTGCCTTCGCTGGCCACGCGCATCGACATCACGCGCTACGGCCACGCCATGTCGATTCCCCGGCCGGGGCTGCTGGCGCAGATCGGTTCGCAGCGCAGCGCGCCGGATGCGGCGCATCGCGGCAGCGTCGTCGCCGGGCGGCTGTCGTTCGCGCATGCCGACTGGTCGGGCTATTCGATCTTCGAGGAAGCGTTCACGCGCGGACACGTTGCGGGGTCTCGAACGGCATGA
- a CDS encoding saccharopine dehydrogenase family protein codes for MKTLVLGGYGNFGARICRALAPGPGIELMVGGRDLERATAFAQTLGGHTRGVRVDAQSPDLAQGLADLGVDLVIHTAGPFQNQDYRVPQAVAAAGAHYIDLADGRRFVCDFPAALDTAFCGAGRTAVTGASTVPALSSAVVDHLAAGWQGIHSIDICIAPAQGAPRGEATLAGVLAYCGAPIRVWQHGQWTEQPGWADPVKVQFARMKPRRGALCDIPDLELFPARYAGVQSVMFRAALEVGLAQQAFAFMAFMHRVGVLPAPQKLAPLLHSTGRVFDALGTALGGMVVRVTGADAQGNAARRAWHIASDDNHGPEIPCMAAILLARRLACGDALPIGAHACADLLALPEFEPEFARWGMVTDLIDEAP; via the coding sequence ATGAAGACGCTGGTGCTCGGCGGCTACGGCAACTTCGGCGCACGCATCTGCCGCGCGCTGGCACCGGGCCCCGGCATCGAACTGATGGTGGGTGGCCGCGATCTCGAACGCGCGACTGCCTTCGCGCAAACGCTGGGCGGCCATACACGCGGCGTTCGCGTCGATGCCCAATCGCCCGACCTCGCGCAAGGCCTGGCTGACCTGGGCGTCGACCTCGTCATCCACACGGCGGGCCCGTTCCAGAACCAGGACTACCGCGTGCCGCAAGCCGTCGCAGCGGCTGGCGCGCACTACATCGACCTGGCCGATGGCCGTCGTTTTGTCTGCGACTTCCCCGCCGCACTCGATACCGCCTTCTGCGGCGCAGGTCGCACGGCAGTGACTGGCGCGAGCACCGTGCCCGCGCTGTCATCGGCGGTGGTCGACCACCTCGCTGCGGGCTGGCAAGGCATCCACAGCATCGACATCTGCATCGCACCGGCACAGGGCGCGCCGCGAGGCGAAGCAACCCTCGCCGGCGTGCTCGCCTACTGCGGCGCGCCAATCCGCGTCTGGCAGCACGGCCAATGGACCGAACAGCCCGGCTGGGCCGACCCGGTGAAAGTGCAGTTCGCACGCATGAAGCCGCGCCGTGGCGCCTTGTGTGACATCCCCGATCTCGAACTCTTTCCCGCGCGCTATGCCGGCGTGCAGTCGGTCATGTTCCGCGCGGCGCTCGAAGTCGGTCTGGCCCAGCAGGCCTTTGCCTTCATGGCTTTCATGCATCGCGTGGGCGTGCTGCCCGCGCCGCAAAAGCTGGCGCCGCTGCTGCATTCGACAGGCCGCGTGTTCGATGCGCTCGGCACGGCATTGGGCGGCATGGTGGTGCGCGTGACGGGCGCCGATGCGCAAGGCAACGCAGCGCGACGCGCGTGGCACATCGCATCCGACGACAACCACGGCCCCGAGATCCCCTGCATGGCCGCGATCCTGCTGGCGCGCCGTCTCGCCTGCGGCGACGCATTGCCCATCGGCGCACATGCTTGTGCAGACCTGCTCGCCCTGCCGGAGTTCGAGCCCGAGTTCGCCCGCTGGGGCATGGTGACCGACCTCATCGACGAAGCCCCATGA
- a CDS encoding DoxX-like family protein — protein MTRTENDDRLLRLSLVAVWLVTAIVSIVELDGQSRQVLAQAGIASPPWLVQWLIVGGAAADLAIGLALWLRPGRASYAAALALMLVMTLVATVLQPSLWLHPLGPLLKNLPIAALLWHLYRRATP, from the coding sequence ATGACGCGCACCGAAAACGATGACCGCCTGCTGCGCCTGAGCCTCGTCGCGGTGTGGCTGGTGACCGCCATCGTCAGCATCGTGGAACTCGACGGCCAGAGCCGGCAGGTGCTGGCCCAGGCCGGCATCGCATCGCCGCCGTGGCTGGTGCAGTGGCTGATCGTCGGCGGTGCGGCAGCGGACCTCGCCATCGGCCTTGCGCTCTGGTTGCGGCCTGGCCGTGCCAGCTACGCAGCGGCCCTGGCCTTGATGCTCGTCATGACCCTCGTGGCGACCGTGCTCCAGCCCAGCTTGTGGCTGCACCCGCTGGGCCCGCTGCTCAAGAACCTGCCCATCGCCGCCCTGCTCTGGCATTTGTACCGACGCGCGACGCCGTGA
- a CDS encoding alpha-2-macroglobulin produces the protein MLQVANRKLASLSDVLFTGLGRVLGFLRPLARGLIGSWRPPGWLRIIGAFILFGLQWLQQRLAWLVLLALLVLAGWAASPHLLKWWHGLTPDRVEPIVATAKLEPPQRTQIENDKGPNPVVINFTASVAPIARIGQEATGITIEPAVAGRWTWTKQNRLEFLPAQDWPIGQPYKVQFAGNALAPHIEMELRKYEFTSPEFNARIGGAEFYQDPVQANVRRALFQMRFSHPVNTAEFEKRLVLTYDQPCGSSIFSVGKCASEKFTVSYDKLRLAATIQSEPLPIPEKTRPVVLSLAAGAVAQKGGPGQRGDLSRAVDIPGLFSLDIASVEPTIVTGENGEPEHVMHVTASMPVHEREMARVVQAWLLPVTEEAKGDPEDKFDWSAAPAKITDAVLRRAKKINLQPIASEREVTEMVSFRMPQAEGGRYLLVRVAKGLKTPGGYQLGNARQDVLLLKTFAPELTIMSQGSLLALSGERKLPILVRDLPGIRLEIGRLLPQQLQHLVTQTNGDFAHPQFNGGLQSDDLVDRFQKEIPLSIPAGKAHYETVDFAEYLRSDVADRRGVFLLKVQGYDPKAKKKPEGDATQAQSEEGQQQEEQQSSDEEGNPESGNPEDQKDQRLVLVTDLGIVAKKSLDGTRDVFVQSIANGQPVAGALVEVWGRNGMIVASQATDATGAAKLPNLAGYQREKAPVVLVVRKDGDLSFLPFNRSDRTLDISRFDVGGLRAAGVPNQMTAYVFSDRGIYRPGDTMHIAMMVKAGNWGTSLRDLPLEAEIIDARGLSVRREKLKLGPGGAAEIAHTTQDTSPTGNYTVNLYLPRESSPGTPEVEGLLIGSTTVKVQEFLPDRTKVVAKLSSEIAEGWVKPKDLKALIDVQNLFGTPAPDRKVEGTLTLSPGFPVFRAFTDYAFFDPQRATEKQVDDLGSVQTSADGKAEFDLRLSRFDAATYQVHVLAKAFEPEGGRSVSAEAQTLVSDMPYLVGVKVDGDTSYVSKGAARNATVIAIDAQAKKTAVADLKIERVERKVLSVLIKQDNGLYRYESRKKEIVIDEKPFAIVAGGNTVALNTGVPGNFAYVVRNADGLELNRVEYSVAGNANVSRSLDRNAELQLTLDRKDYEPGQEIEVSIRAPYVGAGLITIERDKVYAHAWFKTDKTASVQKITLPKDFEGTGYINVHFVRDPASDEVYMSPLSYGIVPFATALTKRTANLQLTSTELVKPGQTVKMKLTSDKPTRAVLFAVDEGILQVARYKTPDPLKHFFQKRALEVGTLQTLDLILPEFKKLMQGAAPGGDGEGELGKHLNPFKRKRDKPVAYWSGLVDVNGSREFSYTVPESFNGSLRVMAVAINDETTAAKSTRTVVRGDMVILPNAPLAMAPGDTVEVGVGLANNIAGSGKEAPIALTLTASGGLEVVGDATQTLKVNERGEASTKFNVRAKPGEQAVLGSSALVFTSTHKSFSARLSTEVSVRPASPFVTLVQAGSFQRAGELSSQADLYPNFRQSDVAVSAAPWAFATGLMQYLEAYPHGCTEQITSQTFPAVLLSSRPELVKEMARGRTAEQGPMPEARKTFERYLVQLRARQTADGGFSLWPGAGTDPFATLYAVHLLVEAKDHKLPVPQDLLQKANTYLQGWLGSGDTTLDGWRQRTQAAYLLTRQGIIAPAALANLREAWRNKQTQGWSDDLGAVYLAASYQLVKQEQVANELLNPVWSDLLTRTEKNTRRNVWGAYYDPLVHDSMMLHLVARHFPSRLKTLNPAVWERMGAMVRDGWYNSLSSASMLLAVDSYFEAVGQNVEGKLTAQTVNAQGQAAALALGAVNPITRAAVPTGTAKLKLSNDSDFNLYYSWAEQGFERNVPATPVNKGLEIFHEVLDAKGNPVTKVKLGEEVTVRVRVRSLERAQLNDVALVDLLPGGLEPVLQAVGDDDDANADAPIWKKRLGGGGSWKVQYADIREDRVVFYGSVNKDLLEVTYKARATNVGDFVVPAAYGEAMYDRRVFSRSAGARFQVVAN, from the coding sequence ATGCTTCAAGTTGCCAATCGAAAACTCGCGTCCCTCAGTGACGTGCTCTTCACCGGCCTGGGCCGTGTGCTCGGTTTTCTGCGTCCGCTGGCCCGCGGACTCATCGGCTCCTGGCGACCCCCGGGCTGGCTGCGCATCATCGGCGCCTTCATCCTCTTCGGCCTGCAATGGCTGCAGCAACGCCTCGCGTGGCTGGTGCTGCTCGCGTTGCTGGTACTGGCCGGCTGGGCGGCGAGCCCGCATCTGTTGAAGTGGTGGCACGGCCTCACGCCGGACCGCGTCGAGCCCATCGTCGCCACCGCGAAGCTGGAGCCACCGCAGCGCACGCAGATCGAGAACGACAAGGGACCGAACCCCGTCGTCATCAACTTCACGGCCTCCGTGGCGCCCATCGCGCGCATCGGGCAAGAGGCAACCGGCATCACCATCGAGCCCGCCGTGGCAGGCCGCTGGACCTGGACCAAGCAGAACCGTCTTGAATTCCTGCCCGCGCAGGACTGGCCCATCGGCCAGCCGTACAAGGTGCAGTTCGCCGGCAACGCCCTCGCGCCGCACATCGAGATGGAACTGCGCAAGTACGAGTTCACCTCGCCCGAATTCAACGCGCGCATCGGCGGCGCCGAGTTCTACCAAGACCCCGTGCAGGCCAACGTGCGCCGTGCCCTCTTCCAGATGCGCTTCTCGCACCCCGTCAACACCGCCGAGTTCGAGAAGCGCCTGGTGCTGACCTATGACCAGCCCTGCGGCTCCTCGATCTTCAGCGTGGGCAAGTGCGCCAGCGAGAAGTTCACCGTGAGCTACGACAAGCTGCGCCTTGCCGCCACCATCCAGTCGGAGCCGTTGCCCATTCCCGAGAAAACGCGCCCGGTCGTGCTCAGCCTCGCGGCCGGCGCGGTGGCGCAGAAGGGCGGCCCCGGCCAGCGCGGCGACCTCTCGCGCGCGGTCGACATCCCCGGCCTCTTCAGCCTCGACATCGCCAGCGTCGAGCCCACCATCGTCACCGGCGAGAACGGCGAGCCCGAGCATGTGATGCACGTCACCGCCTCGATGCCGGTGCATGAGCGCGAAATGGCGCGCGTGGTGCAAGCTTGGCTGCTGCCGGTGACGGAAGAAGCCAAGGGCGACCCGGAAGACAAGTTCGACTGGTCCGCCGCTCCCGCCAAGATCACCGACGCCGTGCTGCGCCGTGCGAAAAAGATCAACCTGCAGCCCATCGCCAGCGAGCGCGAAGTGACCGAGATGGTCAGCTTCCGCATGCCCCAGGCCGAAGGCGGCCGTTACCTGCTGGTGCGCGTGGCCAAGGGCCTGAAGACGCCGGGCGGCTACCAGCTCGGCAACGCGCGGCAAGACGTGCTGCTGCTCAAGACCTTCGCGCCCGAACTCACCATCATGAGCCAGGGCTCGCTGCTCGCGCTGTCGGGCGAGCGCAAGCTGCCGATCCTGGTGCGCGACCTGCCGGGCATCCGCCTTGAAATCGGCCGCCTGCTGCCGCAGCAGTTGCAGCACCTGGTCACGCAGACCAACGGCGACTTCGCGCATCCGCAGTTCAACGGCGGCCTGCAGTCGGACGACCTCGTCGACCGCTTCCAGAAAGAGATTCCGCTGAGCATCCCCGCTGGCAAGGCGCACTACGAAACCGTCGACTTCGCCGAGTACCTGCGCAGCGATGTGGCGGACCGGCGCGGCGTCTTCCTGCTCAAGGTGCAGGGCTACGACCCCAAGGCCAAGAAGAAGCCCGAGGGCGATGCCACGCAGGCCCAGTCCGAAGAGGGGCAGCAGCAGGAAGAACAACAGTCCTCCGACGAAGAAGGCAACCCCGAAAGCGGCAACCCCGAAGACCAGAAGGACCAGCGCCTGGTGCTCGTCACCGACCTGGGCATCGTCGCCAAGAAGTCGCTCGACGGCACGCGCGACGTGTTCGTGCAGAGCATCGCCAACGGCCAGCCCGTGGCCGGTGCGCTGGTCGAGGTGTGGGGCCGCAACGGCATGATCGTCGCGTCGCAGGCCACCGATGCCACGGGTGCCGCGAAGCTGCCCAACCTCGCCGGCTACCAGCGCGAGAAGGCGCCCGTGGTGCTGGTCGTGCGCAAGGACGGTGACCTGAGCTTCCTGCCCTTCAACCGCAGCGACCGCACGCTCGACATCTCGCGCTTCGATGTCGGCGGCCTGCGCGCGGCCGGCGTGCCGAACCAGATGACGGCCTATGTGTTCAGCGACCGCGGCATCTACCGCCCCGGCGACACCATGCACATCGCCATGATGGTGAAGGCTGGCAACTGGGGCACCTCGCTGCGCGACCTGCCGCTCGAAGCCGAGATCATCGATGCGCGCGGCCTCAGCGTGCGCCGCGAAAAGCTCAAGCTCGGCCCCGGCGGCGCGGCGGAAATCGCCCACACCACGCAAGACACCTCGCCCACCGGCAACTACACCGTCAACCTCTACCTGCCGCGTGAATCCTCGCCCGGCACGCCCGAGGTCGAAGGCCTGCTGATCGGCAGCACCACCGTGAAGGTGCAGGAGTTCCTGCCCGACCGCACCAAGGTCGTTGCCAAGCTCAGCAGCGAGATCGCCGAAGGCTGGGTCAAGCCCAAGGACCTGAAGGCGCTGATCGATGTGCAGAACCTCTTCGGCACGCCCGCGCCCGACCGCAAGGTCGAAGGCACGCTCACGCTGAGCCCTGGCTTCCCGGTGTTCCGCGCCTTCACCGACTACGCCTTCTTCGATCCGCAACGCGCCACCGAGAAGCAGGTCGACGACCTGGGCAGCGTGCAGACCAGCGCCGACGGCAAGGCCGAGTTCGATCTGCGCCTCTCACGCTTCGACGCCGCCACCTACCAGGTGCACGTGCTGGCCAAGGCCTTCGAGCCCGAGGGCGGCCGCAGCGTCTCTGCCGAGGCCCAGACGCTGGTGAGCGACATGCCCTACCTCGTGGGCGTGAAGGTCGACGGCGACACCAGCTACGTGAGCAAGGGCGCCGCACGCAATGCCACCGTGATCGCCATCGACGCGCAGGCGAAGAAGACAGCGGTGGCCGACCTGAAGATCGAGCGCGTCGAGCGCAAGGTGCTGTCGGTGCTCATCAAGCAGGACAACGGGCTGTACCGCTACGAGTCGCGCAAGAAGGAAATCGTGATCGACGAGAAGCCCTTCGCCATCGTGGCGGGCGGCAACACCGTGGCGCTCAACACCGGCGTGCCCGGCAACTTTGCCTACGTGGTGCGCAACGCCGACGGGCTGGAGCTGAACCGCGTCGAGTACAGCGTGGCGGGCAACGCCAACGTCTCGCGCTCGCTCGACCGCAATGCCGAGCTGCAGCTCACGCTCGACCGCAAGGACTACGAGCCCGGGCAAGAGATCGAGGTGAGCATCCGCGCGCCGTACGTCGGTGCCGGCCTCATCACCATCGAGCGCGACAAGGTCTACGCCCATGCGTGGTTCAAGACCGACAAGACCGCCTCGGTGCAGAAGATCACGCTGCCCAAGGACTTCGAGGGCACCGGCTACATCAACGTGCACTTCGTGCGAGACCCGGCTTCGGACGAGGTCTACATGAGCCCGCTGTCGTACGGCATCGTGCCCTTTGCCACCGCGCTGACCAAGCGCACCGCCAACCTGCAGCTCACCAGCACCGAGCTGGTGAAGCCGGGGCAGACGGTGAAGATGAAGCTCACCAGCGACAAGCCCACGCGCGCCGTGCTGTTCGCGGTGGACGAAGGCATCCTGCAGGTGGCGCGCTACAAGACGCCCGATCCGCTCAAGCACTTCTTCCAGAAGCGCGCGCTCGAAGTCGGCACCTTGCAGACGCTCGACCTGATCCTGCCGGAGTTCAAGAAGCTCATGCAGGGCGCAGCGCCCGGCGGTGACGGTGAAGGCGAACTCGGCAAGCACCTGAACCCGTTCAAGCGCAAGCGCGACAAGCCGGTGGCCTACTGGTCGGGGCTGGTCGACGTGAACGGCAGCCGCGAGTTCAGCTACACCGTGCCCGAGAGCTTCAACGGCAGCCTGCGCGTGATGGCCGTGGCCATCAACGACGAAACCACCGCCGCCAAGAGCACCCGCACCGTGGTGCGCGGCGACATGGTGATATTGCCGAACGCGCCGCTGGCGATGGCGCCCGGCGACACCGTCGAAGTGGGCGTGGGCCTTGCCAACAACATCGCGGGCTCGGGCAAGGAGGCGCCCATCGCGCTCACGCTCACCGCCTCGGGCGGCCTCGAAGTGGTGGGCGACGCCACGCAGACGCTCAAGGTCAACGAGCGCGGCGAAGCCAGCACCAAGTTCAACGTGCGCGCCAAGCCGGGCGAGCAGGCGGTGCTGGGTTCTTCCGCGCTGGTGTTCACATCGACGCACAAGAGCTTCAGCGCGCGCCTGTCGACCGAAGTGAGCGTGCGGCCCGCATCGCCCTTCGTCACGCTGGTGCAGGCCGGCAGCTTCCAGCGCGCGGGCGAGCTGTCGAGCCAGGCCGACCTGTACCCGAACTTCCGCCAGAGCGATGTGGCCGTGTCGGCCGCACCGTGGGCCTTCGCGACCGGCCTCATGCAGTACCTGGAGGCCTACCCGCATGGCTGTACCGAGCAGATCACGAGCCAGACCTTCCCGGCCGTGCTGCTGAGCAGCCGCCCCGAGCTGGTCAAGGAAATGGCACGCGGCCGCACGGCCGAGCAGGGCCCGATGCCCGAGGCGCGCAAGACCTTCGAGCGCTACCTCGTGCAACTGCGCGCACGGCAGACGGCCGACGGCGGCTTCTCGCTGTGGCCCGGTGCCGGCACCGACCCCTTCGCCACGCTCTACGCGGTGCACCTGCTGGTCGAGGCCAAGGACCACAAGCTGCCCGTGCCGCAAGACCTGCTGCAGAAGGCCAACACCTACCTGCAGGGCTGGCTGGGCAGCGGCGACACCACGCTCGACGGCTGGCGCCAGCGCACGCAGGCGGCCTACCTGCTGACGCGCCAGGGCATCATCGCGCCGGCCGCGCTGGCCAACCTGCGCGAAGCCTGGCGCAACAAGCAGACGCAGGGCTGGAGCGACGACCTCGGCGCCGTGTACCTCGCCGCGAGCTACCAGCTCGTGAAGCAGGAACAGGTGGCCAACGAGCTGCTCAACCCGGTGTGGTCCGACCTGCTCACGCGCACCGAGAAGAACACGCGCCGCAACGTCTGGGGCGCCTACTACGACCCGCTGGTGCACGACAGCATGATGCTGCACCTGGTGGCGCGGCACTTCCCCTCGCGTCTGAAGACGCTCAATCCGGCAGTGTGGGAGCGCATGGGCGCGATGGTGCGCGACGGCTGGTACAACAGCCTGTCGTCGGCCTCGATGCTGCTGGCGGTCGATTCGTACTTCGAGGCTGTGGGGCAGAACGTCGAAGGCAAGCTCACGGCGCAGACCGTCAACGCGCAAGGCCAGGCGGCAGCGCTGGCATTGGGCGCGGTCAACCCGATCACGCGCGCCGCGGTGCCGACCGGCACCGCCAAGCTGAAGCTGTCGAACGACAGCGACTTCAACCTCTACTACAGCTGGGCCGAACAGGGCTTCGAGCGCAACGTGCCCGCCACGCCGGTGAACAAGGGCCTCGAGATCTTCCATGAAGTGCTCGATGCCAAGGGCAACCCGGTCACCAAGGTCAAGCTCGGTGAAGAGGTCACGGTGAGGGTGCGCGTGCGCAGCCTGGAACGCGCGCAGCTCAACGACGTGGCGCTGGTCGACCTACTGCCCGGTGGGCTGGAGCCGGTGCTGCAGGCCGTGGGCGACGACGACGATGCCAACGCCGATGCGCCGATCTGGAAAAAGCGCCTGGGTGGCGGCGGCTCGTGGAAGGTGCAGTACGCCGACATCCGCGAAGACCGCGTGGTGTTCTACGGCAGCGTCAACAAGGACCTGCTCGAAGTGACCTACAAGGCGCGCGCCACCAACGTGGGCGACTTCGTGGTGCCGGCGGCGTATGGCGAGGCGATGTACGACCGGCGCGTGTTCTCGCGCTCGGCGGGTGCGCGCTTCCAGGTGGTGGCGAATTGA
- a CDS encoding DUF2269 family protein, with amino-acid sequence MNTYLFLKWLHIVSSVLMVGTGLGSAFYMFFTNRSGSVPAQAVVSRLVVRADWWFTTPTVILQPVTGFALAHMAGWPLSTPWLALSLMLFVIAGLCWLPVVWLQIRMAAIAAQAHRDATPLPPLYARYQRYWELLGYPAFVAMAVVFWLMVNKPQLSF; translated from the coding sequence GTGAACACCTACCTCTTCCTCAAGTGGCTGCACATCGTCTCCAGCGTGCTGATGGTCGGCACGGGGCTGGGCTCGGCTTTCTACATGTTCTTCACCAACCGCAGTGGCAGCGTGCCGGCGCAGGCTGTGGTGAGCCGGCTGGTCGTGCGGGCCGACTGGTGGTTCACGACGCCTACCGTCATCCTCCAACCGGTCACGGGCTTTGCTCTGGCGCACATGGCGGGCTGGCCACTCTCGACACCCTGGCTCGCGCTCTCGCTGATGTTGTTCGTGATCGCGGGCCTCTGCTGGTTGCCGGTGGTGTGGCTGCAGATTCGCATGGCGGCCATTGCGGCGCAGGCGCACCGCGACGCCACACCGTTGCCACCGCTCTACGCGCGCTACCAACGCTATTGGGAACTGCTCGGTTATCCGGCCTTCGTGGCGATGGCGGTCGTGTTCTGGCTGATGGTGAACAAGCCTCAGCTCTCGTTCTGA